A window of Bacillota bacterium contains these coding sequences:
- the pfkA gene encoding 6-phosphofructokinase gives MAKRIGILTSGGDAPGMNAAVRTLVRAALSFDMEPFGIYRGYHGLINNEIERLTSQSVSGIIQRGGTVLKSARSKEFMTPAGVEQAVNNLKEHGIDGVVVIGGDGSFRGALELAKHDIQVIGIPATIDNDIPCTDYSIGFDTAVNTVMDAVNKIRDTASSHERVYIVEVMGRHCGYLALYSGLACGADSILIPEAKYDLEDVCARIKRAYEVGKGHNIVMLAEGVGLNLKPPVENISFTIGKQIEEYTGYETRIVILGHIQRGGSPTVNDRILASRLAYQAVRLIAQGQSGKMVGQIEKQIRAFDLDYALAQTKSIDMEYYHLAEILSTL, from the coding sequence ATGGCAAAACGAATAGGGATTTTAACCAGTGGCGGAGATGCTCCTGGGATGAACGCGGCTGTGCGTACTTTAGTGCGAGCAGCCTTAAGTTTTGACATGGAGCCTTTTGGTATCTACCGCGGTTACCACGGCTTGATTAACAATGAAATCGAGCGTTTGACCAGCCAATCCGTGTCCGGAATCATTCAGCGGGGCGGCACTGTGCTGAAAAGCGCCCGCTCTAAAGAGTTTATGACTCCGGCAGGAGTTGAACAGGCTGTCAATAATCTTAAAGAGCACGGCATTGATGGTGTGGTCGTGATCGGCGGCGATGGCTCGTTTCGGGGTGCCTTAGAATTGGCCAAGCATGATATCCAAGTGATTGGCATTCCTGCAACCATTGACAACGACATTCCCTGCACCGATTATTCTATCGGATTTGATACCGCCGTAAACACAGTGATGGACGCGGTCAACAAAATTCGCGACACCGCCTCCTCCCATGAGCGCGTGTACATAGTGGAAGTGATGGGACGCCACTGCGGCTACCTCGCTTTATACTCCGGATTAGCGTGCGGAGCGGATTCAATTTTGATACCTGAAGCAAAATATGATCTAGAGGATGTCTGCGCTAGAATCAAACGCGCTTATGAAGTGGGTAAAGGCCACAATATTGTTATGCTCGCTGAAGGTGTGGGACTCAACCTCAAACCGCCGGTGGAAAACATTTCGTTTACGATCGGCAAACAGATCGAAGAATACACCGGATACGAAACCCGGATCGTGATTCTCGGTCATATTCAGCGGGGCGGCAGTCCAACCGTCAACGATCGGATTTTGGCCAGCCGCTTAGCGTATCAAGCTGTGCGTTTGATTGCTCAGGGACAATCAGGTAAAATGGTAGGGCAGATCGAAAAACAGATCCGAGCCTTTGATCTGGATTACGCTCTAGCCCAAACCAAGTCCATTGACATGGAGTATTACCATTTAGCTGAAATTCTATCAACACTGTAA
- the pyk gene encoding pyruvate kinase yields MRKTKIVCTIGPATDSPEMIEALIKAGMNVARLNLSHGSSDEHLTRIKLIRECSEKLGANVGILLDIKGPKIRLGELEPDKFNVEAGQELILTTEYCVGTPSKIFVNYPYLVDDVHPGDTIYIDDGLIELAVVSKTGKQVICKALVGGSIGSRKGVTLPGVDVKLPPLTEEDIKHIKFGVENGVDFIAASFVRTADNVMAVKELIASFGGDVPVIAKIENGEGIRNIDAIVAAADGVMVARGDMGVEIPPEEVPMAQKMIIEKCNDQGKPVITATQMLDSMIRNPRATRAEITDVANAILDGTDAVMLSGETAVGKYPIKAVSLMSRVAIRVEETMDYQARLEKRRRNQRQNIADAISLATCQTASDLDAKAIICSTQSGATARSIAKYRPEAMIIAVCPNQSVVNRLMLSWGVNPFAAQKPTNLEDLIDVAVNTAKQQGFVKDGDIVAISAGVKTGTPGSTNLLQVQKIGADN; encoded by the coding sequence ATTCGCAAAACAAAGATTGTGTGCACAATCGGGCCAGCAACTGACAGTCCAGAAATGATCGAAGCTTTAATCAAAGCAGGCATGAACGTAGCAAGATTAAACTTGTCACACGGTTCCAGCGATGAGCACCTCACTCGCATCAAATTGATCCGCGAATGCTCAGAAAAGCTGGGTGCTAATGTAGGCATTCTCCTGGACATTAAAGGTCCAAAAATCCGCTTAGGCGAGCTTGAACCAGATAAGTTCAATGTCGAAGCAGGTCAGGAGCTTATCCTTACTACCGAATACTGCGTGGGAACACCATCCAAAATTTTTGTCAACTATCCGTACTTAGTCGATGATGTTCACCCAGGTGACACCATCTACATCGATGATGGATTGATCGAACTTGCTGTTGTTTCCAAGACCGGCAAACAGGTAATCTGCAAGGCCTTGGTAGGCGGCTCCATCGGGTCGCGGAAAGGCGTTACCCTACCGGGAGTAGATGTCAAACTGCCTCCGCTGACCGAAGAAGATATCAAGCACATCAAATTTGGTGTTGAAAACGGCGTTGATTTTATCGCAGCTTCATTTGTCCGCACCGCTGATAATGTCATGGCTGTGAAAGAGTTAATTGCCAGCTTCGGCGGGGATGTGCCGGTAATCGCTAAGATTGAGAACGGCGAAGGTATCCGCAACATCGATGCGATTGTAGCTGCAGCTGATGGAGTCATGGTTGCCAGAGGCGATATGGGCGTAGAGATTCCGCCAGAAGAAGTGCCGATGGCCCAGAAAATGATTATTGAAAAGTGCAACGACCAGGGTAAACCGGTAATTACCGCAACCCAAATGCTCGATTCCATGATCCGCAACCCGCGGGCAACCCGGGCCGAGATTACTGACGTTGCCAACGCTATTTTAGACGGAACCGACGCGGTAATGCTCTCCGGTGAAACTGCAGTGGGTAAATATCCCATCAAAGCTGTTTCTTTAATGAGCCGGGTCGCCATCAGAGTCGAGGAGACCATGGATTACCAGGCTCGCTTGGAAAAAAGACGCCGCAATCAGCGCCAGAATATCGCTGATGCTATCAGTTTGGCTACCTGTCAGACAGCTTCTGACTTAGATGCCAAGGCGATTATCTGCTCCACTCAATCGGGTGCAACTGCTAGATCAATTGCCAAGTATCGTCCGGAAGCCATGATCATCGCGGTCTGTCCCAACCAGAGTGTGGTAAACCGCCTGATGCTGAGCTGGGGTGTTAATCCATTTGCAGCTCAGAAACCAACCAACCTTGAAGACCTGATTGATGTAGCGGTAAACACTGCTAAACAGCAGGGCTTTGTCAAGGATGGAGATATTGTTGCCATCAGCGCCGGCGTTAAAACCGGTACACCGGGCAGCACAAACTTACTGCAAGTACAAAAAATAGGTGCCGACAACTAA
- a CDS encoding ABC transporter ATP-binding protein, with the protein MQPLKRFISYYKTEKRMFFIDMACASLIAVLDLTFPIITRLFMKDFIPNRNMRAVAIWVGVMIGLYLIRLIAQYIVDYWGHLVGVRMEYHMRKDLFSHLQTLDFKFFDNTKVGHLMSRIVNDLHDVTELAHHGPEDIFIATLMLIGSFAYLVTINVPLTLIAFAFIPIIIWFAYGRREKMSQAFTEERKRVADVNAEVENSLSGIRVAKSFVNENFEKARFSRANNEFREARGRAFRAMAEYSSGLNFLTNLLNVLVLGAGAYFMYIGQIDLADLTAYLMFINYFLQPIRRLINFTQQYQQGMSGFRRFAELMEVEPTIVDSPNAVAPKGFKGSIELEKVSFRYDDSEEVLEEISLNIPAGKTVAFVGPSGGGKTTLCHLIPRFYDVTKGAIYVDGIDVRSIKLEALRANIGVVQQDVFLFTGTIRDNILYGRPDASEEEMIEAAKKAQIHEFVMTLPDGYDTYVGERGIKLSGGQKQRISIARVFLKNPPILILDEATSALDSITEHEIQAALMELSQDRTTLIIAHRLSTIQHADQIYVIIDGKIHEHGTHTELLKSGGVYAELHAGQYKKAAV; encoded by the coding sequence ATGCAGCCTTTAAAAAGATTTATCTCTTACTACAAGACCGAGAAACGGATGTTTTTCATCGACATGGCCTGCGCCAGTCTAATCGCTGTGTTAGATCTGACCTTTCCCATCATTACCCGCCTGTTTATGAAGGATTTCATTCCTAACCGCAATATGCGGGCGGTAGCTATTTGGGTGGGAGTCATGATTGGCCTGTATTTGATCAGGCTGATCGCCCAGTACATTGTAGATTACTGGGGCCATTTAGTGGGTGTGAGGATGGAGTACCACATGCGTAAGGATTTGTTTTCCCATCTCCAGACCCTGGACTTCAAGTTCTTTGACAACACTAAAGTAGGGCATTTAATGTCCAGGATTGTTAACGATCTCCACGATGTGACCGAGCTGGCCCATCATGGTCCGGAAGACATTTTTATTGCAACCTTGATGCTGATCGGCTCGTTTGCTTATCTAGTCACTATTAACGTACCGTTAACTTTGATTGCCTTTGCCTTTATTCCTATTATCATCTGGTTTGCCTACGGCAGACGGGAAAAAATGTCCCAGGCATTTACTGAAGAGCGGAAACGAGTTGCTGATGTAAATGCAGAAGTGGAAAACAGCTTATCCGGAATTCGGGTAGCGAAAAGCTTTGTGAATGAAAACTTCGAAAAAGCAAGATTCAGCCGGGCCAACAATGAGTTTAGGGAAGCCCGGGGCCGAGCTTTCCGCGCCATGGCCGAATACAGCTCCGGACTGAACTTCCTTACTAACCTTTTGAATGTTTTGGTTTTAGGCGCAGGCGCCTATTTTATGTATATTGGCCAGATTGATTTGGCTGACCTTACCGCGTACCTGATGTTTATCAACTACTTCCTGCAGCCGATCCGCCGCTTGATCAACTTCACCCAGCAGTATCAGCAGGGCATGAGCGGCTTTAGGCGCTTTGCAGAGCTGATGGAAGTAGAACCGACTATTGTTGACAGCCCCAATGCTGTTGCTCCAAAGGGCTTTAAAGGCAGCATTGAACTGGAAAAGGTATCTTTCCGCTATGATGACAGCGAAGAGGTGTTAGAGGAAATATCCCTGAACATTCCCGCAGGGAAAACCGTAGCCTTTGTTGGTCCTTCGGGAGGAGGAAAGACTACTCTCTGCCACTTAATTCCGCGCTTTTACGATGTGACCAAAGGCGCGATCTATGTTGACGGCATCGATGTCCGCAGCATTAAACTAGAAGCCCTGAGAGCGAATATCGGGGTAGTGCAGCAGGATGTGTTCCTCTTTACCGGTACAATCAGGGACAATATTCTCTACGGCCGGCCGGATGCTTCGGAAGAGGAAATGATTGAAGCAGCCAAGAAAGCGCAGATTCATGAGTTTGTTATGACTCTGCCTGATGGGTATGACACCTATGTAGGCGAGCGGGGTATTAAGCTTTCCGGCGGACAGAAGCAGCGGATCTCCATTGCCAGGGTGTTTTTAAAGAATCCACCGATCCTCATTCTCGACGAGGCTACTTCAGCTTTAGACAGCATTACGGAGCATGAGATTCAAGCAGCCCTAATGGAGCTGTCGCAGGACCGGACTACTTTAATCATTGCTCACCGCTTGTCAACTATACAGCACGCGGATCAGATCTATGTGATCATCGACGGCAAGATTCACGAGCACGGCACCCACACAGAACTGCTTAAATCCGGAGGGGTTTACGCAGAGCTGCATGCGGGGCAGTACAAAAAGGCTGCTGTGTGA
- a CDS encoding mechanosensitive ion channel family protein, with protein sequence MDNDLIQEFYQQAVTYLPKLPAAIIVIGVGSLLIKLLKKIAGRLMQRFHLEAGVIGFVQAFITFACWVLLISVVFAVLGLPQISVAFSGSIALILVGVASNANSMIQDLLAGIFLIADPDFKVGAEVKVSSVEGTVVNLDIKKTKIMDADGKIHVVSNRTFDSSIYIIDGKVRDNS encoded by the coding sequence ATGGATAATGATTTAATTCAAGAGTTCTACCAACAGGCAGTTACCTATCTGCCCAAACTTCCAGCAGCGATCATTGTAATTGGTGTTGGAAGCTTACTGATTAAGCTTCTTAAAAAAATTGCCGGCAGACTAATGCAGCGCTTTCACTTAGAAGCCGGCGTGATTGGATTTGTTCAAGCTTTTATTACCTTTGCCTGCTGGGTCCTGCTGATTTCTGTCGTCTTTGCGGTTCTGGGCTTGCCTCAAATCTCGGTCGCCTTCTCCGGCAGTATCGCTTTGATTCTGGTAGGAGTTGCATCGAACGCCAACAGCATGATTCAGGATTTACTAGCCGGCATTTTCCTCATCGCCGACCCGGATTTTAAGGTAGGCGCAGAAGTTAAAGTCAGCAGCGTTGAAGGAACCGTTGTTAACCTGGATATTAAAAAGACCAAAATCATGGACGCCGATGGCAAAATCCATGTGGTTTCTAACAGAACTTTTGACTCATCAATCTATATTATTGATGGAAAGGTGCGCGACAACTCTTAG